Genomic DNA from Bacteroidota bacterium:
CTGTTGGCAAAAAGTAAGCCACCAATTTCCCAGTCGCGCAGGTCAATGATGTCGTCACCATTGATATCTTCATTGATGGTGTATTGTCCGTCTCCGTTAAAGTCATAACGGATAGAATCATTATAGCCAATGAATGTCAAGGCATGGTTCACGCTGGCATCCCAATAGACAACGACCGGTTCACCTGCTTCAGGGGTGCCGACGGGCAATGAAGTCATATAGAAAGATCCGGAAACGCCTGCGGCAAAGTTGGCCAGGCCGCCGGCATCAGACCCGTTCACATGGTCATAAAGCCAGTTTTTAAGGATTTCCAGGCCTTCAGGCGTGGACACGTTGAGTGCGAACATGTCGAGCACACGGTTGTGCATGCCATTATAATAACTTTCATAGCCGCTCATCCAGCGTGATTGGCCGCCATACCACATACTTCCGCCATAGTCAGCCACGTTGGGGCAGCCATCGGCATGGATGATCATCCATCCATCCCAGTACCATGAGCCGCCTCCCACGCCGCCATTCAGGAAGTTCCATGTAAAATGAGTGGGGTATTGATTCACCATCGTATTGGCAGGGATACCACGGGCAAAATCTATTTCGTAAGTGAACGCATAACCGATGCCGCTGGCCTGACCGCAACTTCCGCCATCCTGGTTGAAGATAGGACGGAAATAGGGTTCCTGCGAGTTGTCGACCGATGAAGGCAAAATACGGTTTGTATATTGTAATGGCACTGTAAGCTCCGGCAGGCTCTTCAGGAATTTCCAGTCTTCATCGGTCAGAGGCCTTAACTGTCCTGCGATCCAGGGATCACCGTTGGGATCAGGATTGACATTGATGGTCTGGGATTGACTATTCTGGTAAAACAGAAAAACAAAGAAAAACAGGGGTAATAATTTTTTCATAATCGGTCTTGGTTTTTAAGATGCTAAAATTAATAAAAGGGATGACATCTCAAGCGAGATGTCATCCCTTTTTTATGTCTTCCCGATTAAAAGCAGCTTTATTTCAAAATGACGAACTTTCTCACTGCCTTATATTCACCAGTGGACATTTCAAGATAATAGACGCCGTTAATCGCCTCCTTCAGGTCAATTTCCAAGGCAGCATTCGGACGCAGTTCCAAAGATTTGGTAGAATAAATTACACTCCCATAGGAATTTACAATAGTAAGTGTCGCTGTTCCTTTCCGTTTGGAATCCACATTGAGCATGAACTTCCCGTTGTTTGGATTTGGAACAATGGTGATGGTGGATCTGCCATCTTTTTCGGCTAATCCGACAGTATTATCCACCTCAACATTAAATTCTTCAGAGTATGGGCTTTCACCGCAGTAGTTAATACTTTTTACGCTGACAGTGGCCATACCCAGATAATCCGGATTCCAGTCAACAGTGCCGGTCGTGCCGGAACCACTGACAGAGCCGGCATTGACAGGCATGAGCTGCCATGCGTATGTTGAAGCAAACGGCGACGCTTCAATGGTATATTCGGATACTGTTGTGTAATATAGGTCAACATAATCCGGCCCCAGAGGTGTTACAGGTGTCGAGGGTAATGGATTAAAGGCGAGTGTAAAATCTCGTGTAATGTCACCGCAGGGCAGATTGCTGTATGCAGTGAGTGATAAAATAACGGAGCCATTATTGAAATCCTGTTGGCTTGGATAGTACACTGGATTTATCAGCTTATCGTTATTATATGTTCCGGTTCCGGATGTAGTCCACAGGAGTGTGGTGTAATTGGTTACAGTAGCCTGGCATTGGTAAGAGTTTCCAATACAGATGGTTGTATCAGGGCCGGGAAAGCAGCCTGTGACCAGTGTTGGAGGAAAAACAATATAATCGACCCAGGCACAATCCAGACCTGCATATTCTTCATTGTCTTTATCATATTCCCATTTGAAAGTATGCACACCAGGTGTAACCGGATAGCTAAATCTTGCCCAGTCATAGAATCCCGACCATTGATCAATCAGAACATTGTCGATAAAGAAACTGAGATAGTCGTAGTCGGGTTGTGTGGAAATCCTGCGGTAGAATGAAATGCTGTCGTTCGACACACAATTATATGTGGTTTTAATATTTGATGTTTCATCATTACTAATTGCCCCGGAGCGTATACAGAATTCTCCTTCATAGGGGCTATTTGCTGTGATAAACCACGGCCATGTGCTGGATGAGGACCAGGTGAATTTGCTGAAATCACCTGTTTCCCAGTTTTCGTAAACGAGCCCGATGGTCCGCGAATAGGCACTGGATAAAGAATAATCTCCAGATGTTAACGTATAGGTAAAATCAACATAGGCACCTATTGGTGCATAATCATCAACCTCAACTGTGAAAATAACGTCAGTGGTCATGTCTGCGGGCATATCACCAATAGTATAAGTCGACTCGATAATATTAATCCACTCGCTGGTTGATACCAGCGTCGCGATAGCGTTAAAAGCATCGCAGTGGCCAAAGTTGGAAGATTGGATCGTGATATCGACGGTTTCACCCGGATCAATATTGCCATTATTATTTCCACTCTCAGAATCATCGACAATAAAATTTCCAATGGAAAGAACAGGAGCATTGGCTTTCAAAGCAAAATCGGCATACCATGTATCCTGTGCAGATATTTCCAGATCGAAAGTGATGTTATGCTGGTCGGGGATGCCTGCAGAAATGTCAGCAGCAAACGCATCATCAATCATCTTGGTTTGACCAGGCTGAATGGTGCCATAGAAGTATGAATTTTCAGTAATGGTGACAAAGGGGTCACTTGTTGAGATGGTCACAGTTGCATTGGCGGCAGGCTGGTCGCCGACATTGGTCACTGCAACTGATAAATAGACTGATTCGCCATAGTCAAGAAGGCCATCATTATCACCTAGAACATCGTTCACCTGATTATATTGATAGATGATATAAGGCTGATTGGAAATAACCAGGACAGAACCGGTATGTCTGTTTTTATTATGTGCAGTGATGGAAATATCCAAAGGGGCCGGATCAAGAATAGTGGGGAAAGTCACTGTGGCATTCCCGTTGGCATCGGCTATACCCCGGCCGATAAGCTCTCCGTTCTGGGCGATAGCTATTCTTGCAAAGGGCGCATCGGTCACAAATGATATTTCACTGTTGCCAATCGAAATACTAACGGGGTAATCTGCAGATATATCCGTCGGAGTGGCAGTCCATATGTTCATGCTTGGATCACCGAAAAGGTTGGTCTCATAAGCTACCCACCGGCAGTATTCATCAGTGGAGATGTAGGACACATCATCTTCTTTCGACTCGGCATTCACATCGCCGATGGCGAAAATGTCTTCACCAAAAAGGGCATCAAAAAACTGCCTGTCATAATATTGAGATGAACTGTTAGTTCCTCCGGGATTGTACCAGCCATAACGTGAATTGGCTATCGATGCCACTTCTCCGGTTTCAAGGCTGGTGAAGGTTTCGGCAAAGCAATCGCCACCATAGCTACCGGCATCATTCCTGTTATCAAAAGCACCATTGTAACACCCCTGGCTGTAACCAATGACAAATCCCCTTGTGATACCATCATTTGTAAAGTTTGTAGTGGTAAGGTCCGAATTGTACATTTTCATGTTATAGTCAACATTTGAATGCCCCAGGTGATTCATTAAGTTTACGCCGGCAAAATTAAACTGGTCGAAAATATTGGTTTTATCCCACATCTGAACCGATTCATAAAGTTTTGTCAGGGTAAAATTTAGTGGGAAGCCGGTTGTGGTATATCCGTTATTAGAGCTACCGTTGGCAATTTCATCCTTGTATGTATCACCCCATGTACCGGAGTCAAGCTGTTCACCAACCATTACGCCTTTTTCTATATCAGCAACCACTGGAGCATCCTGGTACAAGAAAAGTTTATTGGTAAAGTTCGCAATATCGATCTCATCATCAACGCATATCCTGCCAATGCTCACTTCGGAATAAAGGTCCCACTCTCCGGGCTCACCCCAGGAATTATTCCCATTCGTATTCCAGTTTCCGTCCAGATTGGAATAATACATATCGCAGGGAATGTCGTTATCGTCAACTGCTATAAAACCCCGGTGGGGGATAGTCCTGTCAGCCGGATTCATTGGATCAGCGTCACCTCCGAGTATGACATATTGGATGCCGTAATTTGAATAGTAATCAATGATGCAATTGCGGATCTTCTCCTGGTCATCCTGACCGGTATATTGAGCGTAGATCTCTTCGGTGGTTATCGCCTTGACGAAGAATCCTGTTGCAATCTTAAAGGCGATATACTCTTCAAAAGCAGGCAGAAGGCTGTTCTTTGTAATGAGCAAAAGATCATATTCATCATTATCTCTGACCGAACTGTAACTATAATTGTTCAGCATTTCAGGATTTTCAACGATATAGTTAATACGGTTTTCGATAAGGGCAGAAGTTTTCAGGAACTTGGATACTGCATTCGCTCTGGAAGTGGAGGCAGTCTGGATTTCGATGACGATATCCTGTATGAACTGCACCTCCTCCTGCGCCGGAATATAGATGACCGGACAGATGGTGAATGAGGCTATGCCATGGCCGCATAAGTAATTGGTTATGGCTGTGCTGACATTGGTCGCGGGATAAGGTGATGAGGAGGAATAAATGGCTTCATCCTCAATAGGAGTGACCATTTCTCCATTGAATTTTGAAACAGGCACCGGTTTAACAGCAGGTTTTATCCTGATACCGGTTTCTTTAGAATACATTGTAAGAGAAACGACCTTTACCTGGACAACTTCTTGATTCTGTGGCAGGAGAAGGTCGATACCCCTGTAAGGCAGTTCCGGTGTGCCTTCCTTTCCAAAATTAATACAATCGGTATAGTTGACAACCGTGTAACCGTCAGCAGTCTGCTTGAGAACAGGCTTCTCAAAATGGAATGTGTAAGTCTGGGCAAATAGAAGCTGGGTGAGGCTTACGAAAATGATAATGAATGGAATTGTAACTTTTTTCATGGCATTTAGGTTTGTTAATAGTCTAACAAAGTTACTAATCCTTAAAATCAAATTGTCATCTTTTTTAAAGAATTTTTTATTAATCACAAAACCGCTAAAATGTGACCCCTGAAAATAAAAAAAGGCTGCCCGGGGGACAGCCTTTTTTTTAAGGATTTGAGAGATTATCTCTGAACAACAACTTTCTTAATCGAATGTACCTTTTTGCTTTCGATGTAGAGGTAATAGATGCCATCACCATTGTCCAGCTTGAATTCTTTTCTCATCTTACCAGTCAGCTTAATGTTGTTTTCTTCCGAAACCGTGGCGCCTGAAGCATTCACAATTCTGATGCTGATCACATCCTGTTCCTGTGGGAGGAGCTCAAGTATGAAGGTACCCTTGTTTGGATTGGGGAAGATATTGATGGCCAGGTCATAGGCGTTGTCGGCAATACCAGAACAATCTTCAAAATATACCGATATTTCATCTGAGGCGGTACATCCCTTGGTATCGGTTATGGTGACTAAAATTATTTTTGTGCCGCCAATGCCTGCGCCGGTCGAATCGATGACTATCGACTGGGTGTTTTGTCCGGTCGACCAAACCCAGGATTGTGCGTCGGGATTACCCGCATCAAGAGTCAGATGATGGTTATGGCATATACTGGTGTCGGCGCCCAGCATAACTAAGGGTAAAGCATGTACTTTGACATCAGTGGATGACGATGCCTGGCAGCCGGTAAAATTATTAGTTTCCTGAACCGATATGCTTCCATCGCCTGTCTGTTCCCATGTCACGGTCACTTCTGCCGTTCCCTGGCCATCGGTGATGGTACCACCGGCAATCATCCAGTTGTATGCGTTACCCTCATAACTCTGTGTGGAATAAAGGACACCTGAAGTGCCCAGACAGGTTTCCTGCAGTCCCGAAATCGATGGTGTTGGAAGTGGATTGATTGTAAAGACCACATCATCAGTGATATTCTCGCAAGGTTCATTCACAGCCGATAGTGTCAGGGTAAAAGTGCCTGCAAGTAAATCTTGTATACCTGGTGTATAAACCGGGGTCAGGATGGTGGCATTATCAAATGTCCCATCACCGGCAGTGGTCCAAAGTAATCCGAAATAATTTTCGGCAGTGGCTTGCGTGATAGGCACAGACTCACCAGCACAGATTCCAGTATCTTCACCTGCAAAGACGACAGGCAATTTATAAATAGTCAGCACCATTTGATCGCTCACTACTTCATCACTGGGACCATAAGCAGTGAGAGTAAGAATAACTTCTCCTGTATTGATATCTTCCTCACCTAGTGTGTACACCGCATTCAGAAGGGTATTATCATCAAATGTTCCGGTGCCTGATGTTGTCCATTCAAGTGTGTTGTAAAGAGTAGCCGTTCCGGTCAGTGCGCAGGTATTGCTTTGGCAGATGGTCATATCCGGTCCGGCATAGGCTGTGGTAACCAGCTCAGGCGGAAGAGAAATAAAGTCGATCCATGCGGCATCCTGTCCGTTTGACTCCGAATAATCCTTCATGTAATTCCATGTGAAAGTGTGAGGCCCTGCTGTCACGGGATAAGATACCTTCTCCCATGCCTGTTCCCCCGACCATTGATCGATCTTTGTATTGTCGATGTAAAATTCCAGATAATCGTAGGAGGCTTCAGATGAAACTTTTCTGTAAAATGATATGGTATCATCATACATCACATTATAATCCAATGATAACTGCGAATTCTGCAAATCGGAGATATCACCTGATTGTGCGCAATACAGGCCTTCGTAAGGATTCTGATCAGTTACAGTCCATTGCGAATTACCGCTGAAACTCCAATCAAAATCATTGAAGGTACCGCTTTCCCAGTCTTCAAGCATTAATCCAACTTTGGAATAAAAGGTTTTATTAACTGAATACATTCCCGATTCAATATTACAAATCAGATCAACGCTCGACCCTATCGGGGTACCGGGGTCAACGGATATATTGAAAACAGCGTTTCCTGACAGACCGGCTGCGAGCACCCCCAGATTTGATGACGTGGTATTAAGAGTGAGAAAAGCACTGGTTGTTGACAGGGAAGCCAATACTTCTGCAGCATCGCTATGTCCATTATTTATGATATTGATGGTGATATCAGCTATTTCACCAGGATCGAGACGGTTATTCCCATTGCCGGTTGGATCAGAAATAGTCATGCTGCCGAATTCGAATACAGGAGCATAGCCCTGTATCGAAAAATTACTCACCCATATATTTGTCCCATCAGTGGCACTCACTTCAAAAAGGACATTATGATTATCCGGGATAGTGGAGGCTACATTGAATGCAAAGGCATTAGCCACTGTTACCGTACCTTCGGCAGGAATATCGCCGAAATAGGCTGAATTTGTGGTCAGGGATATGTATTCATCAGAAGTGCCCAGCTCGACTGTGACACCTGTGGCAGATTCCAGGCCGACATTTTTTACGGTCATGGTCAAGGCTATGGTTTCTCCGTAATCCATCAGTCCATTTGCATTTCCTGCTTCATCATTGATAGTAAAGCTGTCTTTAACGACATAAGCGCCCTCGAGAGGTATGACAGGGATTTCGGCCTGGTAGGGTAAATAATTATGTGATGTAACCGTTACCTTGGCGAATCCCGGAACATGGGCAGGTTCACTGAAGGCCACTGTTGCAAGTCCTGCTGCATCGGTATAGGCAACGCCATAAATACTTCCATCCTCATTGCTTATGCACACCATGGCATTTTCTACCGGCCCCATGTTGCCGTTGACTGATACACTGAATTCCGTAAGCCCCAGGAATAACTGAGAATCATGTGTAACGGTCAGCTCTGCCGGCTGAAGCGTCCAGGGTTCCAGAGAAGCATCACCCAGCCACAGATAGGTTCTGACATTTGCTCTTCCAAGACTATCATGAATATTCAAAACAGTGATATTCGCAAAATTGGTCACATAGCCGATGTTATAAATCCCTTCCTGGAATACCGCTTTATACATTTCTTTGTCGTAATCATGGTTTGGTATGGTGTAGGATGGGATTATCGCACCGTTGATGGCGACAGATGCTACAGGCGACTTCATGAACGATTCACACAGGCAATCGCCCCCAAACGCTACAATGTCCATGTTATCACAACATACATCGAAAAGAACAAACAATCGCCTGGTATTTGTTAGCTGCTGGACATGTGTATTGGTGAAACTACCCTGACCGCACCACTCCCCGAACTCGGTCGCACTTCCATGCCCACGGTAATTAAAAATCCCACAGGATGTGTTATTGACATAATTGACGATATCATTATTGGTTGCTCCCGCCCCACCATAACAGGGGGTAAATATGGGTGTCTGAAGGGCATAGTTGTAAGTTCTGATTTCTTCCTTGCATCGGGTATATTTTTCGGGATAATCTTCCTGATGGGCGACCAGTATTGTATTTTCAGCCCAATTAGTGGAGGCATCCGGATTGGTATAATGGCTCATGGTCTTCTGGATTTGTATATCGAGTTCATCCAGTTCATCATATACAAAACGACCAATGGCCAGGTCGGCAAAATGATCATCAGGTCCATCGAGGCAGACATACCATGTATCGGAGAAGGATGCATCTTCACCTGAAGGTGCCCACCAGAACATAGGTACGATGTTTGGCCCGCCGCCCTGGCCCCCGTTCGGATAAGCATCGCCGACTATCAGCACATATTCCAGTCCGTCGCTCTGATATATCTGCTGAATGTAAGTCTTAAAATCCTGGGGAGCTTCAAATCCGGGTCCGAGCGTTTTTACTTCCACTCTGAACCCCTGCTGGTTTTTAAAGTCTATAAGCGGCTGAATAGTCTGCAATGCACCTTCGTTGGTGATAATGAGATATTTTATACCCGGATTATCCCTGTATGTCATGGTATAACCAAGAGAAGCGAAATTGCTGATGGCCGCATTATACATCCTGTAATATTCCGGCGTGATGGACTTATCCCTGGCCAGATAATGTTCTGAATCATGTCCATAAAATTCGACTTCGATTTTCAGGTGGGTGATGACTTCAATTTCTTTTTTCTGAGGATAATATGTGAAGGGTACAATGTGCAAACCGGTGATTTTCACGTCTCTCCATATTCCTGGTGCATCAAGGATGATGTTACCTGACGGAAAAGGTTTATTCTGGCTGTAAAAGTCTTTGTTTATTATAAATTCGTCAGATTTTCCTCCTTTAATATCTTTTTCCGGTACCTGGAAAGGGTATATATTATAATCTGATAGAATTATCTTATTCATTTCAATGATGCGAAACCGTGCCAGTTTATCACCGGGTATGCCGATGATCTGGTTTATCGTTGGCAGTTCAGGATAACCGACTACACTGGTTGTCTGAAATTCTGTCAATTCAAGCCTTTTATATACTGTTCCCTGATTTTCAACATCTGAAACATACATGCCGGGAACGGAAATGTCGACAATAACTTTTTCGGCATTCTGCTCTACGATTGAGATACCAGGTTGTTGAGGACTGTCGGCCGTAAAACCGACCCATGTTTTCTGGCTAAAAGAGAAAAGGAAACTGATAATCAGGATTAGAGTAAATGATGTTCTTTGCATTGTTTTGAAATTTTGTATCGATTAGTTTAAAAGGATCACTTTTTTGATATCTGTTATCTTCTCTGTTTCAAAGCGGATAAAATAAACGCCAGGCCTCAGGCCCATGCTATTCATAATAACCTGGTATGTACCCGCTTGTTCAGATGGCTTATTTTTTAAGATTTTAACGAATTTGCCGGACATATTTAATAGCGAGATTTTTAATGGAGTCGGATTGTCAAGTGTATAATCAACCGTTAAGAGATTCCTAAAAGGATTAGGATAAACAGACAGGTTGTTATGCAATACTGTCTCATCAATACCTTCAGGAATAAGGACAGGCGGGAATTTGATATAGTCAACGAATACGGCATCAATACCGCCGTTGGCCATATAATCTTTTGAATAGATCCATTTGAACGTGTGATTGCCGGTAGTGACAGGGAAGATGACCCGTGTCCAGTCTGATTCTCCCGACCATGCACCCATCTGTGTTTCATCGATATAAAATTGCAGGAAATCGCAATCGAGTTCCGAGGAGACTTTCCTGTAAAAAGAGATACTGTCGGTTGCCAGCACTTCAATGGTAATGGTCATTTCTGAAGTCTGTGCATCAGCGATAACACCTGAACGGGCACAATAGAGACCATCATAGGGGGCCTCCTGGCTGATGGTCCAGGGTGCACTGCCTGCGAATGTCCAGGAATATTTTGAAAAGTCAGCTGTTTCAAAATCTTCCATGATGATGCCTATAGTGGTTATAAAATTTTTTGTCACCTGGTACCCGAAGGATGTAAGCTGATAATTGAGGTCGACATTGGTGCCAAGAGGCGTATCTTCAGCCATTGTCACCTCAAAGCCGGCATTAAACGACTCCCCATCAGGTAGCTCGGGAACCTGAAAAACCGGGTTACCCAGTGTGATATATGAGCTTGTAGTGCTGATGACACCTTCAACTTCATAGCAATCGCTATGTCCGAGGTTGGCAGATCCGATGATAATTGTGGCTGTTTCACCCGGATCCAGGTTTCCGTCGTTGTCGCCAGTTTCTGAATCGTCAATAAAAAACTGCCCGATTGACAGAGCAGGAGCATTGACAATAACTGAAAATGAGGAATTCCATGTTTCATTCGATACAGCCTCCAGGTTGAAAGTCACCACATGCTGGTCAGGAATATCGCCGGCAATGCCAAACTGAAAAGCATAGTCCTTGTTGACGGTCTGTCCGTTGGCAATATCACCGTAATTCTCCTCATTGTCAGTAATGGTGATATATTCATCGCTTGTCGATAAAAATACATCCGTATTCAGCGCTATTTGGGTACCGACATTCGTAACACTTAATGAAAGCGATATGAGTTCTCCGTAATCGGCCAATCCATTTCCATTGCCTTCATAGTCATGAATGGTTGACACAGCGTATATTACATAGGCTCCCTGATTGGGAATGACATCAATATCATAGGATGTGGGCAGGCAATTATAACCCGAAACTATAAGGTTGACGGTTCCCAGATCAGTGATGACCGGATCAATGATTATGGTTGCTTCGCCATTGCTATCGGTAATTCCAACGCCATAAAGAATACCGTCTTTGAATAGAGAACACCGCAGACCTTCGGCGGCGTTTCCACCATTGGTGACAGATACATTCAGAGTGGGAATGCCAACCGGTAATGTTGAAGGATAAGTTGTCTCGATGGTTATTGGATTATCGGTCCAAATGGCCATAGCGGGGTCGCCAAGCACGTTGCAGTCATAAAAGCACCAGCGCAGGGCACCTTCTTCCCACTGCCCCGGCGCATTCACCCATGGTGCTGTCGCTATCCGTGATTCCATATGCGTGCGGCCTACCCTATTCAACTTATCATGGTATAGCGCATCGACAAACTCTCGGTGCAGGTGTGCCGATGGCCCTTCGGTCTGTCCCTCGTTAAACCATCCATACCGCGAATTGCCTATAAACGCCGCAGCAAAATTATCAATGGTGACCATCTTCTCACCAATACAGTCATTGTAGTCGAAAGCTCCGCAGATGCAACCATGTGTGTAAACAAGGGTAAAATTGTGTATAATCCCATTAACCTGTGAAAAGTTGGCATTGGTGATGTCAGAAGTATATAGCTTCATCACATAGTCAGAGTTCGCATGCCCGCAATGGTGAACAAACGATTTACCCAGATTGATTTTTTGAATCAGAATTTCAGGACTCCAGTAATTATTTTCATCATAAAGTGTTTCATAATCATCGTCTTCAGGTATGCCATCGGTGATATAACCGTTATCATCATGGTATCCGATAAGCAGGTTCAGGTAGTCGCTGCCCTCGGTTATAGGATTATCGTAAAGATGTTCACCTGCCAGCAGAGGGCGGTCCAACTCACCGGTAACAGGGCTGACCTGATAGTTGATGGTCTTGTTGAGCATGCTGTTCAACTCATCTGTCGTACCAAAGGGCATCCTGGCCACAGCTATTTCCGGTAAAAGATCATCTTCACCAATCTCACCCCACAGATTATTTCCATTGTCGTTCCATGTACCGTCAAGTCCCGAATAATACAAGTCGGAGGGAATATTATTATCCTGATAAATGCTTGAACTTTGAACCAGGCAATAAAATCCCCTGTAAGGAACAAGTTCGACATCACCGGCAAGGAGGATATATTCCACACCATGGCTACTGTATTCCTGTATGATATAATTGCGGATTTTTTCCTGCAGGTCCTGCCCGGTCGTGCCGGAATTGATCACTTCTGTTGTAACAACCTGTGTTTTAATTCCTTGTTTTAGGTACAGTGTAATAAGATTCTGAAAACTGTTTTCATATTGTGCTGGTGTGATAATCAACAATTGGTAAACCTCATCACGTATCTGTTTTAGAGGATATGCTGAAACCATGTCCGCATTCTGGGCAAAATCTTTGACTTTTTCCACTGTTTCCTGCGATACCGGCAGCAGATTCAAAGCTACCCTGCTTTTGGGATCTTCGCTTGTTTCGATTCGGATAGTCACTTTCTTAAAATAGGAAAGCTTTCCGGATAAGGGAGAATACTGTACTGGTGTGAATGCAGACAATGCAAATGCATAACCATTCATGTATTGAGTCGATAATTGTCCCGTGGAAGTGTAAGGGTATACCATGTCGGAAAGATAAACATGGTCGTTCATCACGAAGTGGCCTGTTTCACCTTTTGAGATAGGTTGTGCATATTGCTGGGGATACAGCTTAAAGGTGCCGGGTATTTCAGTATTATCTTCCCCAATGAACTGGATAGACCGGGCATTATGGCCGGGGGGCAGCAGCAATGACACAGAAAAATAGGGAAGAGCCGGCTCGCCGGGAATGCCTGTCAGCAATGCATAATCAAAGTTGATCAATTGATAATCACCAGATGTTGTTATTTTATAATTGGTAAAATAATAGGTCTGCTCAATGATCTCAGCACGGACAATGCATATTGAAAGAGCCAGGGTCAACAACAATAAAAATCGCTTCATATCAGAAAATATTTTAGTGAGAACAGCAAAAATAAATAAAAGATAAATACTGCTGACATGAAGGTCACTATGTGACATAAAAAGAGGCTGCCCCTTGAGTGAGGCAGCCTCTCTTTGACAAATCCCGTAAGGGGTGTCATCTAAATAATTACTACTGGATCACGATCTTTTTTACCACGATCTTTTCATGGGATTGGACAGTAAGTAAATAAATCCCATGAGTAGCATTTCCAAGGTCAATTGTTGTAGTATAATGGCCATTAATCTGGATGTCATTTTTTTCAAAAACGATAGAGTTCAAGGTATTGGTTATTTTGAACGATATGGCATCATTTTTAGCTGTATTGATTTCCAGCTTGAACTGGCCGGTATTGGGGTTGGGTGATATCTTTATGCCGAGATCATTACCCTGTTCGCCAATTCCGACCGAGTTGCCGATAGTGACTTCAAGTGTTTCTGACCATGCACTTTCCCCACACTGGTTTGTTCCACTGACTTTGATAGTGGCGAGACCGAGGAAACCGGAATTCCATGTCACCTGGCTTTCCAGCAGGCTGATGGTTTCAAGTTCGCCGGCATTGGATGGTTCCAGGCTCCATGCATAAGCATTTGAATTAGCGCTTCCGGTCGTGGCGTACTGACTGATCTGGATGTAGTAAAGGTCTACGTATGTCGGGCCGCCAGGCATGGCAGGGACTTCAGGCATATAGATTATATTTACTGCTGAGGAGCCTTCCAT
This window encodes:
- a CDS encoding C25 family cysteine peptidase; amino-acid sequence: MKRFLLLLTLALSICIVRAEIIEQTYYFTNYKITTSGDYQLINFDYALLTGIPGEPALPYFSVSLLLPPGHNARSIQFIGEDNTEIPGTFKLYPQQYAQPISKGETGHFVMNDHVYLSDMVYPYTSTGQLSTQYMNGYAFALSAFTPVQYSPLSGKLSYFKKVTIRIETSEDPKSRVALNLLPVSQETVEKVKDFAQNADMVSAYPLKQIRDEVYQLLIITPAQYENSFQNLITLYLKQGIKTQVVTTEVINSGTTGQDLQEKIRNYIIQEYSSHGVEYILLAGDVELVPYRGFYCLVQSSSIYQDNNIPSDLYYSGLDGTWNDNGNNLWGEIGEDDLLPEIAVARMPFGTTDELNSMLNKTINYQVSPVTGELDRPLLAGEHLYDNPITEGSDYLNLLIGYHDDNGYITDGIPEDDDYETLYDENNYWSPEILIQKINLGKSFVHHCGHANSDYVMKLYTSDITNANFSQVNGIIHNFTLVYTHGCICGAFDYNDCIGEKMVTIDNFAAAFIGNSRYGWFNEGQTEGPSAHLHREFVDALYHDKLNRVGRTHMESRIATAPWVNAPGQWEEGALRWCFYDCNVLGDPAMAIWTDNPITIETTYPSTLPVGIPTLNVSVTNGGNAAEGLRCSLFKDGILYGVGITDSNGEATIIIDPVITDLGTVNLIVSGYNCLPTSYDIDVIPNQGAYVIYAVSTIHDYEGNGNGLADYGELISLSLSVTNVGTQIALNTDVFLSTSDEYITITDNEENYGDIANGQTVNKDYAFQFGIAGDIPDQHVVTFNLEAVSNETWNSSFSVIVNAPALSIGQFFIDDSETGDNDGNLDPGETATIIIGSANLGHSDCYEVEGVISTTSSYITLGNPVFQVPELPDGESFNAGFEVTMAEDTPLGTNVDLNYQLTSFGYQVTKNFITTIGIIMEDFETADFSKYSWTFAGSAPWTISQEAPYDGLYCARSGVIADAQTSEMTITIEVLATDSISFYRKVSSELDCDFLQFYIDETQMGAWSGESDWTRVIFPVTTGNHTFKWIYSKDYMANGGIDAVFVDYIKFPPVLIPEGIDETVLHNNLSVYPNPFRNLLTVDYTLDNPTPLKISLLNMSGKFVKILKNKPSEQAGTYQVIMNSMGLRPGVYFIRFETEKITDIKKVILLN